One Methanocalculus alkaliphilus genomic region harbors:
- the cofH gene encoding 5-amino-6-(D-ribitylamino)uracil--L-tyrosine 4-hydroxyphenyl transferase CofH yields MIQTTQLLDDCLGGHRLTPEEGLHLLNVTGREILEVSAAADELRQRKVGDQVTYVRNQNIHITNICKNLCGFCAFGKRKGDPDAFFDDPERIRQKVQLALSRDITEICLLSGVHPDYTIDSYEDIIRTVHETAPGIDIHTASPDEVDYIARKSGVSTKDVLERLRDAGLGTLQGTAAEILVDDVRKVICPAKVDTATWVRIIKEAHGMGIMSTSTIMYGSSETPRDRIIHLDILRSIQDETAGFTELVPLSYLHQNTALYEKGLAPAGATGREDLLMIAVSRLFLDNVDHIQVPWGKFGIKLTQIALLAGGDDFGGTMFSDDVSVEAGGSEAGYLDPRVMDRISTDIGRRLVQRTTKYRRI; encoded by the coding sequence ATGATACAGACTACGCAATTACTCGACGACTGCCTGGGAGGCCACCGGCTCACCCCTGAGGAAGGGCTCCATCTGCTCAACGTGACGGGAAGGGAGATACTTGAGGTCTCTGCTGCGGCTGATGAGCTCCGCCAGAGGAAGGTTGGCGATCAGGTCACCTATGTCAGAAACCAGAACATCCACATCACAAATATCTGTAAAAATCTCTGCGGTTTCTGTGCATTCGGGAAGAGAAAAGGAGATCCTGATGCCTTCTTCGATGACCCCGAGAGGATCCGCCAGAAGGTACAACTCGCTCTTTCCAGGGATATCACGGAGATCTGTCTCCTCTCCGGCGTTCACCCCGATTATACCATCGATAGCTATGAAGATATCATCCGGACCGTTCATGAGACTGCCCCCGGCATCGACATCCATACCGCAAGCCCTGATGAGGTTGATTACATCGCACGGAAGAGCGGGGTGTCGACCAAAGATGTTCTTGAGCGGCTGAGGGATGCCGGGCTTGGAACCCTCCAGGGAACCGCCGCCGAGATCCTCGTCGATGATGTCCGGAAGGTGATCTGCCCGGCGAAGGTGGATACAGCCACCTGGGTCAGGATCATCAAAGAGGCGCATGGGATGGGGATCATGAGCACATCAACGATCATGTATGGATCCTCAGAGACCCCACGGGACCGGATCATCCATCTTGATATCCTCCGATCCATCCAGGATGAGACCGCGGGATTCACCGAGCTTGTTCCCCTCTCCTACCTCCACCAGAACACAGCACTCTATGAGAAGGGGCTTGCACCGGCAGGAGCAACCGGCCGGGAAGACCTCCTGATGATCGCCGTATCCCGCCTCTTCCTCGATAACGTCGATCACATCCAGGTCCCGTGGGGGAAGTTTGGGATCAAGCTCACCCAGATCGCACTCCTCGCCGGAGGTGATGACTTTGGAGGAACGATGTTCTCCGATGACGTCTCCGTCGAGGCGGGCGGGAGCGAGGCAGGATACCTTGATCCACGGGTGATGGACCGTATCTCGACAGATATCGGGAGACGACTCGTCCAGAGGACGACGAAGTACAGACGTATCTGA
- a CDS encoding PAS domain S-box protein has protein sequence MPSYPAEVTRITELLRGNPRGMSVGEIADAISINRNTAARYLDMLLIGGQVEMRTFGKAKVFFLSQRVPIGAMLNISSDLVMVLDQHASLILANDQILGFCGAVREQIIGKCLDETPLIIFSHPALKDYIRENNGRSGSDEVIRLMKGGNEHLFRQRVFPTVFDDGTPGITVILEDITEQKRAEEALRQSEELFRTLVSDISDVIWSTDETGTITYISPRSEAVCGLDPEEMIGRKFTDFMDPIEAREFRRRLQPSINAGKPWPLIECGFRRPDGAAIIIELSGAPITISDADGKPVFLGYRGAFRNVTERNRAIKHVKQWKTFLTSIVENIPDIVIVEEVENHTLVFFNRAAEEFIGIPREFLTGQKAERVFPDLLGGSWQETTATVMESGETLELVVEIRDEGNGSRTLSTKKIPIFSSGGEMRYILGISRDITEERQEAERILIERNLALCFERATSLREAAIPCLKAFLGVSGMDGGGVFRLNGSGEVRSLGTAGEELLPLPPDVEEYLHGEVRYLSDPAPEIVGSGTGSRLIIPIIREEEISLSVILGSDRERVIRPEVHSRILSLQALTKTGFSRLIAEERLKEERDCANSYLQLAGVLIAVISPDGTVRMINKKGSAILGYSAEELIGADWFATVVPEDIRDQLRERFDRLVESGVEPRSRERSPIIDRKGEIREIWWHNTVIRDDSGTITAVVSAGEEEGREAFSPS, from the coding sequence ATGCCATCGTACCCTGCTGAGGTCACCCGTATCACCGAACTGCTGAGAGGCAATCCGCGCGGGATGTCTGTTGGCGAGATCGCTGATGCCATCTCGATCAACCGCAACACCGCGGCCCGGTACCTTGATATGCTCCTCATCGGGGGTCAGGTGGAGATGCGGACATTCGGGAAGGCAAAGGTCTTCTTCCTCTCCCAGAGGGTCCCGATTGGGGCGATGCTCAACATATCCTCGGATCTCGTCATGGTCCTCGATCAGCATGCCTCCCTCATCCTAGCAAATGATCAGATCCTTGGATTCTGCGGTGCAGTGCGTGAGCAGATCATCGGAAAGTGCCTCGATGAGACACCCCTCATCATCTTCTCCCACCCAGCACTGAAGGACTATATCCGGGAGAATAACGGGAGATCGGGATCAGACGAGGTGATCCGGCTGATGAAAGGGGGGAATGAACACCTCTTCCGGCAGAGGGTATTTCCTACCGTCTTTGATGACGGCACACCCGGCATCACCGTCATCCTTGAGGATATCACCGAACAGAAGAGGGCAGAAGAGGCGCTCCGGCAGAGCGAGGAGCTCTTCCGGACGCTCGTCTCTGATATCAGCGATGTGATCTGGTCAACGGATGAGACCGGGACCATCACGTATATCAGCCCGCGATCTGAGGCGGTCTGCGGCCTGGATCCTGAAGAGATGATCGGGAGGAAGTTCACCGATTTCATGGATCCCATCGAGGCACGGGAGTTCCGAAGACGACTCCAGCCATCCATCAATGCAGGGAAACCCTGGCCCCTTATCGAATGCGGTTTCAGGCGGCCGGATGGTGCCGCGATCATCATTGAGCTCTCGGGAGCACCGATAACAATCTCTGATGCAGATGGAAAGCCCGTCTTCCTCGGATACAGGGGTGCCTTCAGAAACGTCACCGAGCGAAACAGGGCCATCAAGCATGTGAAGCAATGGAAGACCTTTCTCACCTCCATCGTTGAGAATATCCCGGATATCGTCATCGTCGAGGAGGTGGAGAATCACACCCTCGTCTTCTTTAACCGTGCTGCTGAGGAGTTCATCGGCATACCACGGGAATTTCTCACCGGCCAGAAGGCTGAGAGGGTCTTCCCGGATCTCCTCGGAGGATCATGGCAGGAGACGACAGCGACCGTCATGGAATCCGGAGAGACCCTTGAACTGGTTGTGGAGATCAGAGACGAAGGGAACGGATCCAGAACACTCAGCACAAAGAAGATACCCATCTTCTCTTCAGGCGGGGAGATGCGCTACATCCTCGGCATCAGCAGGGATATCACCGAAGAGCGGCAGGAGGCCGAACGTATACTGATTGAGAGGAACCTTGCCCTCTGTTTTGAGAGAGCAACCTCCCTCAGAGAAGCGGCCATCCCCTGCCTCAAGGCGTTCCTCGGCGTCTCCGGGATGGATGGTGGCGGAGTCTTCAGGCTGAACGGAAGCGGGGAGGTACGATCACTCGGGACCGCCGGAGAGGAACTCCTCCCGCTCCCCCCTGATGTAGAAGAGTATCTGCATGGGGAGGTGCGGTATCTTTCGGATCCGGCCCCGGAGATCGTCGGATCCGGCACTGGATCACGTCTGATCATCCCGATCATACGCGAGGAGGAGATCTCCCTCTCTGTCATTCTTGGATCAGATCGGGAGCGGGTGATACGGCCCGAAGTGCATTCCAGAATCCTCTCCCTTCAGGCGCTGACAAAGACCGGTTTTTCACGCCTCATTGCAGAAGAGAGGCTGAAGGAGGAGAGAGATTGTGCAAACAGCTACCTCCAGCTTGCCGGTGTCCTGATCGCCGTCATCAGCCCGGATGGAACCGTGCGGATGATCAACAAAAAGGGATCGGCAATCCTTGGGTACTCAGCGGAGGAGCTCATCGGTGCAGACTGGTTCGCAACCGTCGTTCCGGAGGATATCCGTGATCAGCTCCGGGAGAGGTTCGACCGGCTCGTCGAATCCGGTGTTGAGCCACGATCACGTGAGAGGAGCCCCATCATCGACCGAAAAGGGGAAATTCGCGAGATATGGTGGCACAATACAGTCATCAGGGATGATTCCGGGACCATCACCGCTGTCGTCTCGGCAGGGGAGGAAGAGGGAAGAGAAGCTTTTTCTCCGTCTTAA
- a CDS encoding sensor histidine kinase, producing MTTTSMAGEAAIDATALYREIFLSAPEIILLLDRERIIQANTTAGEFFGVSPDQLVGRTPAELSPEYQPDGIRTEEKMYHLLEEAGRGPMKGFWVHRAAGGIERETSVTLTPIRVDGISMVMATVRDVTPLLDAGRRIESQNRLLRTTNTVISAMHRVENIEDALKIIADELGSIFGNSIIAIYLTDHDAGDAVLMAIQAPESCLDGLSGYHLIPLDKDPYAAVYQRGESIFCDILDLHCPGVTGFAEYAMRIAPTGICIIPLIADKTVYGSINIYKIGEEGIDPDEQSHLISIGREIGGAIRTQKIKEEVKDAHDMANLFLDILIHDVNNAHMAIGAGLDLMMDAEGEERKQHAGIIRSALKSAAEIHQNVMMIRRIRESGEQSLRPVALDPIIKGAVPPRTNFRLKDSGVSVIADHLISGIFTNLFLNAKKHGGPDVTIEIRTEVMGDRVIITVADDGPGIPDQDKERLFERYTRLSTRSRGLGIGLFLCRTLASRYGGSIRVDDRVPGHPEKGSAFILTLRSAEMRDQP from the coding sequence GTGACCACTACCAGCATGGCCGGAGAGGCGGCGATTGATGCCACAGCACTCTATCGTGAGATTTTTCTCTCAGCACCTGAGATTATACTCCTCCTCGACCGGGAACGGATCATCCAGGCCAATACGACAGCCGGTGAGTTCTTCGGTGTGTCGCCAGATCAACTCGTTGGGAGAACACCTGCCGAGCTTTCTCCGGAGTATCAGCCTGACGGGATACGAACAGAAGAGAAGATGTATCATCTCCTTGAGGAGGCCGGGAGGGGACCGATGAAAGGTTTCTGGGTTCACCGTGCTGCCGGCGGAATCGAGCGGGAGACGAGCGTTACCCTCACACCGATCCGGGTTGATGGGATTAGCATGGTCATGGCCACCGTCAGGGATGTGACCCCGCTCCTTGATGCGGGCCGGAGGATTGAATCCCAGAACCGCCTCCTCAGGACGACAAATACGGTTATCAGTGCAATGCACCGTGTGGAGAATATCGAGGATGCCCTGAAGATCATTGCCGATGAACTTGGCAGCATATTCGGAAACTCGATTATTGCTATCTATCTCACAGACCATGATGCGGGTGATGCAGTTCTTATGGCCATACAGGCGCCGGAAAGCTGCCTTGACGGGCTTTCCGGATATCACCTGATCCCTCTTGATAAAGACCCATATGCTGCCGTCTACCAGAGAGGAGAGTCGATCTTCTGTGACATTCTGGACCTCCACTGCCCCGGGGTCACCGGATTTGCAGAATATGCCATGAGAATCGCACCCACGGGAATCTGCATCATCCCCCTCATCGCAGATAAAACGGTCTATGGATCGATCAACATCTACAAAATTGGAGAGGAGGGCATTGATCCTGATGAACAGTCGCACCTCATCAGTATCGGAAGGGAGATAGGAGGCGCTATCCGGACACAGAAGATCAAGGAGGAGGTGAAGGATGCCCATGATATGGCAAACCTCTTCCTCGACATCCTCATCCATGATGTCAATAACGCTCATATGGCAATCGGGGCGGGACTCGACCTAATGATGGATGCCGAGGGAGAGGAGCGGAAGCAGCATGCAGGAATCATCCGTTCAGCACTGAAATCAGCGGCAGAGATCCATCAGAACGTTATGATGATCCGGCGAATCCGGGAAAGCGGTGAGCAGAGCCTCAGACCAGTCGCCCTTGATCCAATCATCAAAGGAGCCGTTCCACCGCGAACAAATTTCAGGTTAAAGGATTCCGGAGTATCCGTCATCGCAGATCACCTCATCTCAGGGATATTTACCAACCTCTTCTTAAATGCGAAGAAGCACGGAGGACCAGATGTCACAATCGAGATCAGAACCGAGGTGATGGGTGACAGGGTTATCATCACCGTGGCAGACGATGGCCCCGGCATCCCGGACCAGGATAAAGAACGTCTCTTTGAGAGATACACCAGGCTATCCACGCGATCCCGCGGACTTGGAATAGGGCTCTTCCTCTGCAGGACCCTTGCTTCACGGTATGGGGGAAGTATCCGGGTAGATGACAGGGTTCCGGGGCATCCGGAGAAGGGATCGGCATTTATCCTCACCCTCAGGTCGGCAGAGATGCGTGATCAGCCATGA